A stretch of Methanosphaerula palustris E1-9c DNA encodes these proteins:
- the cca gene encoding CCA tRNA nucleotidyltransferase, protein MNEEEIQPVLARVIERIRPEAEEVAAIWQVADRLIAAVIASGAAEPMVVGSVARSTFVRGDRDLDLFMLFPPDLPREALEGQGLGLARSLADQFGGNYQEKYAEHPYINTTIDGIDVDLVPCYKVTSATAIQSAVDRTPFHTRYVIARIGNLADDVLLLKQFAKACGVYGSDQMTEGFAGYLCELLVLHYGGFLQVMAAAAGWRSRTVIDLEQHATKTFDEPLVVVDPVDPNRNVSASVSLSRMFEFVEMARGFLEHPGEEFFVIPDPEQISREDLSAALEVRGTCLCAVTFATPPFIEDVVVPQLRRSLDGTCHLLERSGFMVNRADACMGEEQCLLLFELLAPSVARVRRHIGPPLSSRDNAEKFQKKYSDPSLSITGPYIEDGRYVVEVLRQFTTPETLLGSELLLTVSHGKHVRRSLKKGWQVRLGDDCWSEEFGCFFNAFMNASSPLVRLLKRGADGGQD, encoded by the coding sequence GTGAACGAGGAGGAGATCCAGCCAGTGCTCGCCCGGGTCATCGAACGGATCCGGCCTGAGGCCGAAGAGGTGGCGGCGATCTGGCAGGTCGCAGACAGGCTTATCGCTGCAGTCATAGCATCCGGTGCTGCAGAACCGATGGTGGTCGGTTCGGTGGCTAGGTCCACCTTTGTTCGAGGCGACCGGGATCTGGACCTCTTCATGCTCTTCCCTCCCGATCTCCCGCGGGAAGCGCTCGAGGGGCAGGGGCTTGGTCTAGCCCGCTCGCTGGCTGATCAGTTCGGGGGAAATTACCAGGAGAAGTACGCCGAGCACCCGTACATCAACACCACCATCGATGGAATCGATGTCGACCTGGTCCCCTGTTATAAGGTCACCTCTGCGACGGCCATTCAGTCGGCGGTGGACCGGACACCGTTCCACACTCGGTATGTGATCGCACGGATCGGAAATTTGGCCGACGATGTGCTCCTGCTCAAACAGTTCGCCAAGGCCTGTGGTGTCTATGGTTCAGACCAGATGACCGAGGGGTTCGCCGGCTACCTCTGCGAACTACTGGTCCTCCACTATGGCGGGTTCCTGCAGGTAATGGCCGCGGCTGCTGGGTGGCGGTCTAGGACCGTCATCGATCTGGAGCAGCATGCGACCAAGACCTTTGATGAGCCGCTCGTCGTCGTCGACCCGGTCGACCCGAATCGGAACGTCTCCGCCTCGGTCTCCCTCTCCAGAATGTTTGAGTTCGTGGAGATGGCCCGCGGGTTCCTTGAGCACCCTGGAGAAGAGTTCTTTGTAATTCCAGATCCAGAACAGATCAGCAGAGAAGATCTCTCTGCAGCGCTTGAGGTTAGGGGGACCTGCCTCTGTGCCGTGACCTTTGCGACTCCCCCGTTCATCGAGGATGTGGTGGTCCCGCAGCTCCGTCGCTCCCTTGATGGTACCTGTCACCTGCTCGAACGGTCAGGATTCATGGTCAACCGGGCGGACGCCTGCATGGGGGAGGAGCAATGTCTCCTCCTCTTTGAACTGCTGGCCCCGTCGGTGGCCCGTGTCAGGCGGCATATCGGCCCGCCACTCTCGAGCCGGGATAATGCAGAGAAGTTCCAGAAGAAGTACAGCGATCCTTCCCTATCCATCACCGGGCCGTACATCGAGGACGGGCGGTATGTGGTCGAGGTGCTTCGCCAGTTCACCACCCCGGAGACGCTGCTTGGTTCGGAGCTGCTTCTTACGGTCTCGCATGGAAAGCATGTCCGTCGATCGCTGAAGAAGGGATGGCAGGTCAGGCTGGGGGATGACTGCTGGTCAGAGGAGTTTGGATGTTTCTTCAACGCATTTATGAATGCCTCGTCCCCGCTGGTCCGTCTTCTCAAGAGAGGGGCCGACGGGGGCCAGGACTGA
- a CDS encoding P-II family nitrogen regulator translates to MKMIEAIIRETQFEPVKKALEEIGVTSMTVSDVKGRGEQKGITQQYRGSEYVIDMLPKIKIEVVVKDSALEGVIETLCSSARTGEIGDGKIFVIPLEQVIRVRTGERGEKVI, encoded by the coding sequence ATGAAGATGATTGAAGCGATCATACGCGAGACGCAGTTTGAACCGGTGAAGAAAGCTCTCGAGGAGATCGGAGTTACCTCGATGACCGTCTCTGATGTGAAGGGGCGAGGTGAGCAGAAGGGGATCACACAGCAGTACAGGGGGTCAGAGTATGTGATCGATATGCTCCCCAAGATCAAGATCGAGGTGGTCGTTAAGGATAGCGCCCTCGAAGGGGTGATTGAGACCCTCTGCTCAAGTGCCCGAACCGGGGAGATCGGGGACGGCAAGATCTTTGTGATTCCGCTTGAGCAGGTGATCAGGGTCAGAACCGGCGAGCGCGGGGAGAAGGTTATCTGA
- a CDS encoding hybrid sensor histidine kinase/response regulator has protein sequence MITVLFVDDEPDFLDLAGDMLSRYTDLAVDLLVSPEEALEKIRTGFYDVVVSDYDMEGMNGITLLRTLRGEGNTIPFIMMTGIGCEHTAIEALNSDADFYLEKGEEPGQMFDHLARRIHEAAHRRLNAQALKQANRKLNLLYSVTRHDILNQLTIALGFIEIMKKKVSDPSEMRYMEKIERSSKTIYSLIEFTRTYQEIGVKSPSWQFLAGTLRGSVASLDLRGVAFTQDVGTFEIYADPLLEKVFYNLIDNALRHGEHVTAITVSAGLRGDGALLITVEDDGVGIPVSEKERIFERGRGKNFGWGLFLVREILSITAMILQETGVYGNGGRFEILVPPGYFRSDPH, from the coding sequence ATGATTACAGTTCTCTTTGTGGATGATGAACCAGATTTTCTTGACTTGGCCGGTGATATGCTCAGCCGGTATACTGACCTGGCAGTGGATCTGCTCGTATCGCCGGAGGAGGCGCTCGAGAAGATCAGGACCGGGTTCTATGATGTCGTCGTCTCAGACTATGATATGGAGGGAATGAACGGAATTACGCTCCTTCGGACATTGCGCGGGGAGGGGAATACAATCCCCTTCATCATGATGACCGGGATCGGTTGTGAGCATACCGCTATTGAGGCACTGAACAGTGATGCGGACTTTTACCTGGAGAAAGGGGAGGAGCCCGGTCAGATGTTCGACCATCTCGCACGCAGGATCCACGAGGCCGCCCACCGGCGTCTGAACGCCCAGGCACTCAAGCAGGCAAATCGGAAGTTGAATCTGCTCTACAGTGTGACCAGGCACGACATCCTGAATCAGCTGACGATCGCACTCGGGTTCATCGAGATCATGAAGAAGAAGGTCTCCGATCCCTCAGAGATGCGGTATATGGAGAAGATCGAGCGATCATCCAAGACGATCTATTCACTGATCGAGTTCACGAGAACCTATCAGGAGATCGGAGTCAAATCGCCGAGCTGGCAGTTTCTCGCCGGCACGCTCCGCGGGTCCGTTGCCTCTCTCGATCTCAGAGGGGTCGCGTTCACCCAGGACGTCGGAACCTTTGAGATCTATGCCGATCCGCTGCTGGAGAAGGTCTTCTACAACCTGATCGACAATGCGCTCAGACATGGTGAACATGTGACCGCCATCACCGTCAGTGCTGGTCTCCGGGGGGATGGCGCGCTCTTGATCACAGTTGAGGATGATGGGGTCGGGATCCCGGTCTCTGAAAAAGAGCGAATATTCGAGCGGGGGAGGGGTAAAAATTTTGGATGGGGGCTCTTTCTGGTCAGAGAGATCCTCTCGATTACCGCCATGATATTGCAGGAGACCGGGGTTTATGGGAACGGTGGACGATTCGAGATTCTGGTCCCTCCCGGTTACTTCCGGTCTGATCCGCACTGA
- a CDS encoding DMT family transporter, whose product MGTEQGDQGLQRRAVIQALLSASFFGATIPLSKLFLEDVGPLQVSGLLYSGGGVTLLVWTVLLFLGGKIPADRWIRKTDLPWLSGAVLVGGVTAPVVLMIALTVTPAATASLLLTTEGIATALLATLFFSEQIRRPIWAGIACIAGANILLSLESENGWGISFGALGVVLACLLWGLDNNLTRRVAMRNPQMVGAVKATVAGGSALLLSWAVHEPSAGLLAIGALLLMGGLCYGFSIVLFISAVRTIGASRTAAFFGVGPFAGALVSFLLFQTAPTLPLLIALPLLITGTLLIARVHRAPIR is encoded by the coding sequence ATGGGGACTGAACAGGGCGACCAGGGGCTGCAGAGGAGGGCAGTGATTCAGGCCCTCCTCTCGGCCTCATTCTTCGGGGCGACGATTCCGCTTTCCAAACTCTTTCTTGAGGATGTCGGTCCCCTGCAGGTCTCGGGGCTGCTGTACTCGGGTGGGGGGGTGACCTTACTCGTCTGGACGGTTCTTCTTTTCTTAGGCGGGAAGATCCCAGCTGACCGGTGGATCAGGAAAACTGACCTCCCGTGGCTTTCGGGTGCGGTGCTGGTCGGCGGCGTCACTGCTCCGGTGGTGCTGATGATCGCCCTGACGGTCACACCGGCCGCCACCGCCTCGCTGCTGTTGACCACCGAGGGGATCGCCACCGCCCTGCTGGCTACTCTCTTCTTTTCAGAGCAGATCCGGCGACCGATCTGGGCTGGAATAGCCTGCATCGCCGGTGCGAACATTCTCCTTTCGCTGGAGTCTGAGAACGGCTGGGGGATCTCTTTCGGGGCGCTTGGGGTCGTCCTTGCCTGTCTGCTCTGGGGACTTGATAACAACCTGACCCGGAGGGTGGCGATGAGAAACCCGCAGATGGTTGGGGCAGTGAAAGCGACTGTGGCCGGTGGATCGGCCCTTCTGTTGAGCTGGGCCGTTCATGAACCCTCTGCAGGTCTCCTCGCCATCGGTGCGCTGCTGCTGATGGGGGGCCTCTGCTACGGCTTCTCGATCGTCCTCTTCATCAGTGCCGTCAGGACGATAGGGGCCTCGAGGACGGCGGCCTTCTTTGGGGTTGGTCCATTCGCAGGGGCTCTGGTCTCGTTTCTTCTCTTCCAGACTGCTCCGACCCTACCGTTGTTGATAGCGCTACCACTGTTGATCACTGGAACGCTGCTGATTGCCAGAGTGCATCGTGCCCCGATCCGGTGA
- a CDS encoding class I SAM-dependent methyltransferase — protein sequence MKEKKADHEHDPKERVIWQDPDRILGSIGVREGATFIDVGCGDGFFALPAAVLVGLTGMVYGIDVDEGRLARLSAQAREQGLENIRLVRGEAEESVPCQGCADIVFFGTCLHDFADPATVLQNARLMLKPGGILVDLDWKKEEMPLGPPFRIRFSEEEAASLIAGAGFQVRDVVPSGPYCYLLTAALPSDD from the coding sequence ATGAAGGAGAAGAAGGCAGACCATGAGCATGACCCCAAAGAACGGGTGATCTGGCAGGATCCTGATCGGATTCTTGGATCGATCGGAGTCAGAGAGGGAGCGACCTTCATCGATGTCGGCTGTGGGGATGGATTCTTTGCCCTGCCGGCAGCGGTGCTGGTCGGGCTGACAGGAATGGTGTACGGTATAGATGTCGACGAAGGGCGGTTGGCCCGGCTTTCAGCGCAGGCTCGTGAACAGGGGCTCGAAAACATTCGCCTGGTCAGAGGCGAAGCTGAGGAGAGTGTCCCCTGTCAGGGGTGTGCAGATATCGTCTTCTTTGGGACCTGTCTGCATGACTTCGCTGACCCGGCTACGGTGCTGCAGAACGCCCGGTTGATGCTGAAGCCGGGGGGAATACTGGTGGATCTGGACTGGAAGAAGGAGGAGATGCCGCTTGGACCCCCGTTCCGGATCAGGTTCAGTGAGGAGGAGGCTGCATCCCTGATCGCCGGCGCCGGATTTCAGGTCAGGGATGTCGTCCCGTCCGGGCCATATTGCTATCTGCTGACAGCGGCCCTACCGTCTGACGACTGA